Sequence from the Nitrospirota bacterium genome:
TTCCCTGACCCCCGCTCTCCGTCGCGGATAAGCGGATGCTGCGGCCGTTCATTGTCAGAGAGAAGTGCCTTTGCTGCGGCCCCGCGCGGGCAGCACTGCTGGCCTCCCTGTACATGGGGGTTACCCCAGATATGTTTTACCTCACCGTCCAGCACCTCCACCATCAAAGGACAGCGGCCGGTGCACATCTCGCAGGTGGTATAGACGAATTTTTTCATATTATGTTCTCCTCAGTCCCTCGCTCATGCTTCTAATAGAGCCCCAGCAGGTTTAAGGCAAGAATCAGCAGTCCTGCGACCGCGACTCTTTTGACCATCAGGGGGCTTATCCGCTTAGCGATCTGCGGTGCGATAAACCCGCCGAGTATCGCTGCGGGGAACATGATCAGAAACAGGGTGAGATCAAAATTCCCGAACTGATAGTGGCGCATTGTGCCCATCAGCGTATTGAAAAAGATGGCCAGAAGCGAACTGCCGACCACAACGTACATAGGCAGGCCGAGCCCCACGGTCATCAGCGGGACCATGAACGGTCCGCCGCCGAAGCCGAACATGGAGGATATGACTGCGATGATAAAGCCGCCGAGGCAGCCGATGATAAGATTAACCTTGAACTCATGTCCCCAGAATGTAACGATCATATCAGGCCTCCTTATGCCTTTGATTTGGCCGATGCCTCGGCCTTGCTCTTGAATTCCTTCAGTATCGCCTGTTCCTTTTTGTTTTTGGCAATGTAGCCCGACGTTGTCTGCCAGAACATCAGCCCTGCAAGGACGATCAGTATCCAGCCGAAGACGAACTTGAACTGTTCGAGGGTGATCAGCTCGGTCAGCTTCGGACCGATGAACCCGCCGACCACCATCGCCAGCCCGATCGCTACCCCGAGCTTCCAGTTGATGAACTTGATCTTCGAGTAATTATATATGCCGCTTGCCTGGGAAAATAAAACGGTCGGCATGACCGTCCCTGCCACGATGGTATGCGGCAGAGGCCAGAGCATTACCAGCAGCGGGTTCATGATAAAGCCGCCGCCTGCGCCCATCAGAACGCCGAAGATGGCGATGCCGAGGGCCAGAAAAAACGGACCGATGAGGTTCAGGCTGGTGCCGGCATTGCTTAGATACAGGTTCGGGAAGCTGATCGTATTTTCGAAGGAGACCGGCTGACTCCTGGCGTTCTTGTCTGCAACCGCAACGATGGTATATTTGCCGTCGGCCACCCCTTTCCTGATCTTGATTTCTGCCTTGTACGTGCCGTCAGGGTTTGTAACCACATCGGCGCTGAAAACCTTGTCCGGGTTTCTGAAGCGGGCCTTTACCAGCTGCATGGAGCGTTTCTTATTGTCCTTGTCGTCCATCTGCGGCAGCAGGTCTCCGCGGGAGCCGATGATACTGCCGGTCAGGGTTGCCTGATAGCGGTCGATCTTTGCCTTTGCCGGCGCGGAATAGGCGATGTCAGCTCCCATGTCTTTCAGGGCCTGGGAATAGGACCATTTGTTCCCTTCTTTTTTGAACTTGTCTATAAGTTCTTTCTGTTCTTTCGGCATAAAAATCTTATAGTAGGCCGGCATCTCCAGTGTCATATAGAGCACGTACGGCCGCTTGCCGGTCTCCTTGTCCTTTTCAGCATCGAAACGGGAGGCCTTAACCTTTTTATCAGACCAGATTTCGAGATAGACCGGTTTACCGGCAGGCGCTGTCCCGGTTACAGTGATTGTCCCTCCGTTGTTCAGGGTAGTCTTGTCGATCTGGATCGTCGGCGCTCCTGCTGCCTCGGGGGCAGGGACTGCCTCTGCCTTTTGCGCCTGTTGAGGGGCCGCTTCTTTCGGCTTTTCTGCAAAGGCCCCGTCCTGGATCACAGCTGCCACAGCAGCAAGAATCATGAGTCCGAATACTACAAGGAATCGCTTCATACCACTCCTCCTTTGGATTAATGCATTACGTCTGGAGTTGCAATAGATGTGCCATGACAGCGGGAAGTCTGCAGGAGAGATTATCCGCTGAAAAGCGGGGTTGGGGGGAAAAGGGAGATATCGGGATGACGGCCTGTTGTCCAAAACGGGACAATGAAGAGAAATAATTGGCCCTTTTGGGACAGCTAATCCTCTGATGTGAGACCGTAGTTTTTCATCTTGGTCCTGAGCTGTTTCCGGGTGATGCCCAGGACATCGGCTGCCTTTGTCTGGTTCCCTGAGGTTTTTTCGAGTGCCTTCAGGAGCAGCCTCTTTTCAACGGCCTGTATATTGAACTCCTCTGCCGGCTTTTCAGTTGCAGCATTTTTCGGCCGAAGTGATGCAGGCAGATACTTGAGCGTGATCGAATCCGAAGGGCAGAGTACAACGGCCCGCTCTATCGTATTTTCGAGTTCCCTGACATTGCCCGGCCAGTCGTGTTCAAGCAGGACTGCCATGACAGCGGGATCGAAACCCTGAATGGCTTTGCCGTTTTCTTCATTGAACCGGTCGAGAAATTTTCTGCAGAGAAGGGGTATGTCCTCTTTCCGGTCCTGAAGGCAGGGTACCGGTATCGTCACTACATTGAGCCGGTAGAAAAGATCTTCGCGGAAATGCTCCTGCCGGACGTCACGGGCAAGGTCGCGGTTTGTTGCTGCGATGATCCTGACATCGACCTTTATCCGGTTCTTTCCGCCAACGCGGAGGATCTCCCGTTCCTGAAGAAAACGCAGGAACTTTTTCTGTATGCCCAGAGGGAGTTCGCCGACTTCGTCGAGGAAGACGGTGCCTGTTTCAGCCAGTTCGATCTGGCCTGATTTCCGCTCATGGGCGCTGGTGAAGGAGCCCTTCTCATGACCAAAGAGCTCGCTTTCGAGAAGCTCCTCAGGCAGAGAGGCGCAGTCTATCGGGATGAAGGGGCCGCCGGCCCGCGGCGACTCGTTATGGATTGCCCTGGCGACAAGCTCCTTGCCGGTGCCGCTTTTGCCGAGGATCAGCACATTTGAATTCGACCTCGATACGGTCTCTATCAGCTGATAGAGGTCCTGCATCACGGCACTTTTGCCGATAATCCTCTTGAAGCCGTGGCGCTCCCTGAGCCGGGATTTGAGGACGATATTTTCTTTCAGCAGCTGATGCTTTCCGCTTGCTTCGCGTACTACGGTGAGGAGCCGCTCCGGGCTGACCGGCTTTGCGAGATAGTTGAAGGCCCCTTTGGTCATCGCTTCAACCGCACGGTCGATCGAGCCGTAGGCAGTCATTAAAATGATCGGCACCTGATTGCCGGCTTCCCTGAGTTTTGCAAGAAGGTCACTCCCTGTAATGCCGGGAAGGCGATAGTCGGTGACAACCGTATCGAAATCACCGCCGATACATCTGGTCAGTGCCTCTTCCCCTGATTTTGCCGTTGTAACTTCATATCCGTCTTTTTTCAGGATTGCGGAGAGGACTTTAAGCGTATTGACCTCGTCATCGACCAGCAGGACCTTTCCTTTCATGGCCGGGTCACTTCCCCGCAGGCAGAGAGATTTCGATCCGTGTCCCATTGCCTACGGAACTGAAAATGGAGATTTCACCCTTATGGTCCTTTACAATGCGTTCAACGCATGCAAGGCCGAGTCCTGAGCCGCGCGTCTTGGTGGTATAAAATGGCTTGAAAATATTTGCCACTGTCTCCTCGCTCATCCCGCAGCCGGTATCCTCAATCCCGATCGTTACCATCGGACCTGCCAGCCGCGTACATATCTGGATGTCATCTCCTGGCCTTGTCGCATCCACCGCATTTACGAGCAGGTTCAGCAGGGCCTGTTTGATCTGCTGGCTGTCAAAGCTGAACTGCGGTATTGTATCATGAAGGGAGAGAAGGACTTCAATATTGTTATCGGTCGCTTCCTGCCGTATAAGCGCTGCGGTTTCCCGTATCAGCTGGTTCAGGTCTCCCCGCTGGAGCGTCAGCGGAGCAGGTCTTGAGTATCTGAGGATACTGGTAACAATCTCATTGAGACGGCGGGTCTCTTCGTCTATGATCTGAAGAAACTCCTGAAGCACCTCGCCCTCGAAATTCTCCCGCAGATACGTGGTTGCCCCCTGTATCGAATTCAGAGGGTTTTTGATCTCATGGGCTACAGTCATCGACATCTCTCCGAGGGCAGACAGCTTTTCGAGTTTTGACTTTTCTCTGTTTGACTCCTCGAGCTCGACGATCGAGGTCCGGAGCCGGCCGATCATTTCGTTGAAGACCTCGATCAATTCCCCGATCTCATCCCCGCAGGACTCACGGTATACCTTGCATTCCCTGCAGGTACTCAGCTTATTGAAGACGTCGCCCTGCTGTGACCCGAAACAGTTTGTCCCGGAGATGCTCCAGCACCTCGTCTTGCCAAAGGCAGGACAGGTCTCTTCTGCGCAGCCCATGATTTTATGGCATAAAACCGGTTCTTTCCCCGGGATTTCGAGATCGAGGTTCCCTGCCTGGACCTGGGCCATCTTCTCCTTTACCTTTCGCATAGGCGTTGTCAGAATACTGGCAAAACCGAAGGCGCCCCATATGCCTACTGACCCGATCAGCAGAGAGATCATGAGGGTGTAGCGCTTGAGACCGGCGAGATCTGCTGCAATCGCATTTTCGATATTGTCCGGAGAAAAACCGGCAATAACGGTCCCTGTCAGGTCGTATCCCACCTTGACCGGTACGATGATCTCCCTGACCGACCCGGAAGACAGTTCCCTTATAACATAATCGCTGCCAGAGCTGTCAGAGGACGGCAGCGCGATCAACTGCTCGCCCAGTTTTTTTCGGTTTGTATGGGCAACGATGCGGTTGTTCCTGTCGACAATGCCGGCGTAGGTGCAGCCAGGTGTCTGGAGCATTGTCCTGACCAGCTCATCCAGACGAAGAGGGTCCAGGATAATCAGGGGTTCTATCGAATCCTTTGCCAGACTCCTTACGGCGCCGAGATGGCTCTTCTGCATCTCTGCGCGCAAGGAGTTTCTCTGATGGGATATGATAAGAGTATTAAAGACAATGCTGCTTACCAGCAGCAGGAAGATAACCGCAAAGGAAAACTTCTGGACCAGCCGTAATCTTCTGAAATAACTGCCGGCCTTCTTCAGCATATCAGTATTTCCTGAGCTGCTCATAGTCAGCCTCCCGCGCCATTCTGAAGCCTCTGATCCTGGCAGCATCAAGGATCTCACTATCCTTCAGATGTATGAGGAGATCCGCGACCTTTGCTTCGAGCGGCTTATTGCCGTGTCTGACTGCAGCAAAGGGCCAGTTCGGGAGTGGTGTGGTTACTGCCAGTACCCTGATTTTTTTCATATCAACAACGTCTTTCCATACGACCAGCGCTGATTCACGCACGAAGCCTGCGTCTGCCTCGCCCTGGTACACACCGAGGATGACGCGTTCCTGCTTCTTTGCATCGATCATCCTCAAGTCCCGGTCAACATCAATGCCATGGCCGGCAAGAAAGATCTTCTGGGAAAGGAACCCTCCCGCAGACAGCGCCGATGTGATGAGGACCCGCCTGTCTTTGAGATCCTGGATTGTCCTGATGCTGCTTCCCGCTCTGGTGATGATCACGCCCCTGAAGAATTCTCCTGAACCTGCTTCTGTTTCGGGCAGCCTGTCCTCGCCTATCGTTGTAGCCAAGGGAATGAGATCCGTCTCCCGGGATAAAATGACATAGCTGTAGGGGTTCTGATAGGAAAAGTCGGCCTTGCCCGATTTAACGATCGTGTAAAAGTCATCGAAGTCCTTTGGTATGAGCAGTTTGAATTCATAGCCGGTCTCCCGTGACAGATAGCGCATCAGAGGGTCGTAACGGTCATAAATGGTTATTGCCGAATACAGGGGAAGGACCGCCACCCGGACAGTTTTGGGGCCATACTCGACATAGTCCCTGCCGGTGATATTGCGGATCATCACCCTCATCATATCGAAGTCCCTGTCCGCTGTTCTGCCAAACGTCCCTGCGGTAGTACTGTGGCTGCCCTCTTTTGCTGCCGGACTGAGCAGTCCATCGAGCAGGCGTTGCCTCATCGGGGCAGGGAGAAGAGGGGAGGCGCAGAGTACATACTCCGGGATCGTCTCTGACGTCTTTATGATCTTCAGTCCATCCTGCAGATACTTGAGGGCCACGGCTTCGCTGATTGCTCCGGCGTCATGCGTCCCGATCAGGACTGAGAGAGCGACCCTGTCTTCCTGCTGCAGGTATGAGACGGAAGCAAACTCCTTTATACCGATGTCCACGTCATTGAGCATGGCCATGGGCATGAGATAGCTGAAGGAGGAATGCTCAGAGCCGAGGGCTACGCGTTTTTTCTTCAGGTCGACCAGCCGCTCTATCCCGCTTGACGATTTCACCACGAATACGCTGCGTGACCCCCCTTCTTCCCCTGCGGGACGGGCAAGTGGGACGATCCCTCTGCCGTATCTGGCCCTGATTTCGCAGTAGACTGCCGGGTCAAGACAGGCCAGGTGCACGCTTCCCTCTCCAATCTCCTTAATGGCGGAATCATAATCACGGGCAACATGAATGGTAACCTTTCGCTTAAGAATCTTCTCAAGGTAATAGCGCAGCGGCAGAAATTTTTCATACATTGCACCGGCGCTCTCGACCGGCAGGATGGAGAGGACAATCGGTGCGGTACCGTCATCTGTCTGCAGGGCAGAAGGCCCGACTGCGATA
This genomic interval carries:
- a CDS encoding sulfite exporter TauE/SafE family protein encodes the protein MIVTFWGHEFKVNLIIGCLGGFIIAVISSMFGFGGGPFMVPLMTVGLGLPMYVVVGSSLLAIFFNTLMGTMRHYQFGNFDLTLFLIMFPAAILGGFIAPQIAKRISPLMVKRVAVAGLLILALNLLGLY
- a CDS encoding sulfite exporter TauE/SafE family protein: MKRFLVVFGLMILAAVAAVIQDGAFAEKPKEAAPQQAQKAEAVPAPEAAGAPTIQIDKTTLNNGGTITVTGTAPAGKPVYLEIWSDKKVKASRFDAEKDKETGKRPYVLYMTLEMPAYYKIFMPKEQKELIDKFKKEGNKWSYSQALKDMGADIAYSAPAKAKIDRYQATLTGSIIGSRGDLLPQMDDKDNKKRSMQLVKARFRNPDKVFSADVVTNPDGTYKAEIKIRKGVADGKYTIVAVADKNARSQPVSFENTISFPNLYLSNAGTSLNLIGPFFLALGIAIFGVLMGAGGGFIMNPLLVMLWPLPHTIVAGTVMPTVLFSQASGIYNYSKIKFINWKLGVAIGLAMVVGGFIGPKLTELITLEQFKFVFGWILIVLAGLMFWQTTSGYIAKNKKEQAILKEFKSKAEASAKSKA
- a CDS encoding sigma-54-dependent Fis family transcriptional regulator; protein product: MKGKVLLVDDEVNTLKVLSAILKKDGYEVTTAKSGEEALTRCIGGDFDTVVTDYRLPGITGSDLLAKLREAGNQVPIILMTAYGSIDRAVEAMTKGAFNYLAKPVSPERLLTVVREASGKHQLLKENIVLKSRLRERHGFKRIIGKSAVMQDLYQLIETVSRSNSNVLILGKSGTGKELVARAIHNESPRAGGPFIPIDCASLPEELLESELFGHEKGSFTSAHERKSGQIELAETGTVFLDEVGELPLGIQKKFLRFLQEREILRVGGKNRIKVDVRIIAATNRDLARDVRQEHFREDLFYRLNVVTIPVPCLQDRKEDIPLLCRKFLDRFNEENGKAIQGFDPAVMAVLLEHDWPGNVRELENTIERAVVLCPSDSITLKYLPASLRPKNAATEKPAEEFNIQAVEKRLLLKALEKTSGNQTKAADVLGITRKQLRTKMKNYGLTSED
- a CDS encoding HAMP domain-containing protein; its protein translation is MSSSGNTDMLKKAGSYFRRLRLVQKFSFAVIFLLLVSSIVFNTLIISHQRNSLRAEMQKSHLGAVRSLAKDSIEPLIILDPLRLDELVRTMLQTPGCTYAGIVDRNNRIVAHTNRKKLGEQLIALPSSDSSGSDYVIRELSSGSVREIIVPVKVGYDLTGTVIAGFSPDNIENAIAADLAGLKRYTLMISLLIGSVGIWGAFGFASILTTPMRKVKEKMAQVQAGNLDLEIPGKEPVLCHKIMGCAEETCPAFGKTRCWSISGTNCFGSQQGDVFNKLSTCRECKVYRESCGDEIGELIEVFNEMIGRLRTSIVELEESNREKSKLEKLSALGEMSMTVAHEIKNPLNSIQGATTYLRENFEGEVLQEFLQIIDEETRRLNEIVTSILRYSRPAPLTLQRGDLNQLIRETAALIRQEATDNNIEVLLSLHDTIPQFSFDSQQIKQALLNLLVNAVDATRPGDDIQICTRLAGPMVTIGIEDTGCGMSEETVANIFKPFYTTKTRGSGLGLACVERIVKDHKGEISIFSSVGNGTRIEISLPAGK
- the phnD gene encoding phosphate/phosphite/phosphonate ABC transporter substrate-binding protein, with translation MSESDYRPSARWLAACFLLIILMACSEKEPGSSIAVGPSALQTDDGTAPIVLSILPVESAGAMYEKFLPLRYYLEKILKRKVTIHVARDYDSAIKEIGEGSVHLACLDPAVYCEIRARYGRGIVPLARPAGEEGGSRSVFVVKSSSGIERLVDLKKKRVALGSEHSSFSYLMPMAMLNDVDIGIKEFASVSYLQQEDRVALSVLIGTHDAGAISEAVALKYLQDGLKIIKTSETIPEYVLCASPLLPAPMRQRLLDGLLSPAAKEGSHSTTAGTFGRTADRDFDMMRVMIRNITGRDYVEYGPKTVRVAVLPLYSAITIYDRYDPLMRYLSRETGYEFKLLIPKDFDDFYTIVKSGKADFSYQNPYSYVILSRETDLIPLATTIGEDRLPETEAGSGEFFRGVIITRAGSSIRTIQDLKDRRVLITSALSAGGFLSQKIFLAGHGIDVDRDLRMIDAKKQERVILGVYQGEADAGFVRESALVVWKDVVDMKKIRVLAVTTPLPNWPFAAVRHGNKPLEAKVADLLIHLKDSEILDAARIRGFRMAREADYEQLRKY